The following proteins are encoded in a genomic region of Neurospora crassa OR74A linkage group VI, whole genome shotgun sequence:
- a CDS encoding exo-beta-1,3-glucanase — MRLGTLLLAVASLTSAVNAYWMGDIAHRGYAPFAYSGYPVFRNVKDYGAKGDGVTDDTIAINAAITAGNPCNQGCTSTTTTPAVVYFPAGTYLISGSIKPAYFTQLIGDASSPPTLKATANFAGFGLIDANPYYTQYLNWKAVNVFFRQIRNFIIDTTNIPPANAATGIHWPSSQATSLQNIVFNMPTASNVVHVGLFMEEGSGGFVTDLTFNGGATGASMGNQQFTMRNLKFNNCKTAIYHLWNWGWTYSGLSINNCGVGIDITAGSGKVETGSIIVFDSSFTNTPVAISTSWTTASAPDTAGTLVLENIALTNVPVAVKGPQGTYLSGSTGSTTITAWGNGHKYTPSGPVEFAGALTPNPRPVSLLASNGRYYTRSKPQYETLSASQFISARASGAKGDAATDDTAALQNAINTAVAQGKVLYLDYGLYRVTSTIRIPPGAKIVGESYATIMSAGGFFNDINNPKPVLQVGSSSGQAGTVELSDFIVSTQNAQAGAVLIEWNLASPASNPSGMWDVHTRIGGFVGSQQQVGQCLKTPGNPTVRRECIVAFMAMHITKGASGLYMENVWLWTADHDIDDAANTQITLYSGRGLYIESTSGTFWLYGTGSEHHVLYQYQLSSTQNIFMGMIQTETPYYQPTPNALVPFPSLSSLNDPNFSTSCSGVSGNCAAAWGLRVLNSKNILVYGAGLYSFFSDYSTACSTFAAGQTCQSRIASVEGTGSSNVNIYGLNTIGAQSMLTRDGVSVAWYADNVNNFPSSVGVYKSG, encoded by the exons ATGCGTCTTGGCACCCTTCTGCTGGCTGTTGCCAGCCTCACATCTGCTGTCAATGCATACTGGATGGGGGACATTGCTC ATCGTGGTTATGCCCCCTTCGCGTACTCTGGATATCCGGTTTTTCGAAACGTCAAGGATTATGGAGCAAAGG GAGATGGTGTTACCGACGATACAATTGCTATCAATGCCGCCATTACCGCCGGAAATCCTTGCAACCAAGGCTGT ACCTCAACCACCACGACTCCAGCCGTTGTCTACTTCCCTGCCGGAACCTACCTTATCTCCGGGTCCATTAAGCCAGCATACTTTACGCAGCTGATCGGAGATGCTAGCTCTCCACCTACACTCAAGGCCACGGCTAACTTTGCTGGTTTTGGTCTAATTGATGCGAATCCTTACTACACCCAGTACCTGAACTGGAAGGCTGTTAACGTCTTCTTCCGTCAAATCCGCAATTTTATTATCGATACTACGAATATTCCTCCTGCCAATGCCGCCACAGGTATTCACTGGCCAAGTTCACAGGCGACGAGTTTGCAGAACATTGTCTTCAACATGCCAACGGCATCGAATGTTGTCCATGTCGGTTTGTTCATGGAAGAGGGCAGCGGTGGTTTCGTCACGGATCTGACCTTCAACGGTGGTGCCACTGGTGCTTCAATGGGTAATCAGCAGTTCACTATGAGGAACCTGAAGTTTAACAACTGCAAGACAG CCATCTATCATCTGTGGAACTGGGGCTGGACCTATTCTGGCCTCTCCATTAACAACTGTGGCGTCGGCATTGACATCACCGCCGGCAGCGGCAAGGTAGAAACCGGCTCCATCATCGTCTTTGACAGTTCCTTCACCAACACCCCCGTCGCGATTTCTACCTCCTGGACCACTGCCAGCGCTCCCGACACCGCCGGCACTCTCGTCCTCGAGAACATTGCCCTCACGAACGTCCCCGTCGCCGTCAAAGGTCCCCAAGGCACCTACCTTTCCGGCTCCACCGGCTCAACCACCATCACGGCTTGGGGCAACGGCCATAAATACACCCCCTCCGGCCCTGTCGAGTTCGCCGGCGCCCTAACTCCCAACCCACGCCCCGTTAGCCTGCTCGCCTCCAACGGGCGCTACTACACGCGCTCCAAGCCTCAGTATGAGACCCTCTCCGCCTCTCAATTCATCTCTGCCCGTGCCTCGGGCGCCAAGGGTGACGCCGCAACCGACGACACCGCCGCCCTGCAAAACGCTATCAACACCGCCGTCGCCCAGGGTAAGGTGCTCTACCTGGACTACGGGCTGTACCGGGTCACCTCCACCATCCGCATCCCGCCTGGCGCCAAGATTGTCGGCGAGTCCTACGCCACCATCATGTCGGCCGGCGGGTTCTTCAATGATATCAACAACCCCAAGCCGGTCCTACAAGTGGGCAGCTCCAGCGGACAGGCGGGCACGGTGGAGCTAAGCGACTTTATCGTTTCCACGCAAAACGCTCAGGCGGGCGCAGTGCTGATTGAGTGGAACTTGGCCAGTCCGGCGAGTAACCCCAGTGGAATGTGGGATGTGCACACACGGATTGGCGGGTTTGTGGGCAGTCAGCAGCAGGTCGGGCAGTGTTTGAAGACGCCAGGGAATCCAACGGTGAGGCGGGAGTGTATTGTGGCGTTTATGGCTATGCATATCACCAAGGGGGCGAGCGGGTTGTATATGGAAAATGTTTGGTTGTG GACCGCCGACCATGATATCGACGACGCGGCGAACACGCAGATTACTCTCTACAGCGGTCGTGGTCTTT ACATCGAATCCACCAGCGGCACCTTCTGGCTCTACGGCACCGGGTCCGAGCACCACGTTCTCTACCAATACCAGCTCTCCTCGACCCAAAACATCTTTATGGGCATGATCCAAACCGAAACGCCTTACTACCAGCCCACCCCCAACGCCTTGGTTCCCTTCCCGTCTCTTTCCTCCCTCAACGACCCCAACTTCTCCACTTCCTGCTCGGGAGTATCGGGGAACTGCGCAGCAGCTTGGGGTCTCCGGGTGCTCAACAGCAAGAACATCCTGGTGTATGGAGCGGGCTTGTATTCGTTCTTCAGCGATTACAGTACTGCTTGCTCGACGTTTGCGGCGGGGCAGACGTGTCAGAGTAGGATTGCGAGTGTGGAGGGGACGGGGAGTTCGAATGTGAATATCTATGGATTGAACACGATTGGGGCGCAGAGTATGTTGACGAGGGATGGAGTCAGTGTTGCGTGGTATGCGGATAATGTGAATAATTTCCCGAGTTCGGTGGGGGTTTATAAGAGTGGGTGA